One segment of Vicia villosa cultivar HV-30 ecotype Madison, WI unplaced genomic scaffold, Vvil1.0 ctg.002683F_1_1, whole genome shotgun sequence DNA contains the following:
- the LOC131639527 gene encoding phosphoenolpyruvate carboxykinase (ATP) 1-like produces MENNDDEGSIQTVKANTIDELHSLQRKKNVTLRAGSQVDLNTYSREERHKQQLESISASLASLTRETGPKVVKGDPALRSETQRVAHVPHQRITPTIAVSDSALKFTHVLYNLSPAELYEQAIKYEKGSFITSTGALATLSGAKTGRCPKDKRVVKDDLTENDLWWGKGSPNIEMDEHSFMVNRERAVDYLNSLDKVFVNDQFLNWDLDNRIKVRIVSARAYHSLFMHNMCIRPTPTELEEFGTPDFTIYNAGQFPCNRYTHYMTSSTSVDINLARKEMVILGTQYAGEMKKGLFSLMHYLMPKRKILSLHSGCNMGKDGDVALFFGLSGTGKTTLSTDHNRYLIGDDEHCWSEDGVSNIEGGCYAKCIDLSREKEHDIWNAIKFGTVVENVVFDDHFREVDYEDKSVTENTRAAYPIEYIPNVKLPCVGPHPKNVILLACDAFGVLPPVSKLSLSQTMYHFISGYTALVAGTEEGIKEPQATFSACFGAAFIMLHPTKYAAMLAEKMQNHGATGWLVNTGWSGGSYGSGNRIKLSYTRKIIDAIHSGSLLNVEYKKTEIFGLEIPTELEGVPSEILDPENTWSDKAAYKETLLKLAGLFKKNFETFTDYKIGEDNKLTEDILAAGPIF; encoded by the exons TGCATCTCTAGCTTCATTAACAAGAGAAACTGGACCCAAAGTAGTGAAGGGAGATCCAGCTTTGAGATCAGAAACACAAAGAGTTGCTCATGTGCCTCACCAACGTATCACACCAACCATTGCTGTCAGTGATAGTGCCCTCAAGTTCACTCATGTTCTCTATAATCTCTCCCCAGCAg AACTTTATGAGCAAGCCATAAAGTACGAGAAAGGCTCGTTCATAACTTCAACCGGAGCCTTGGCCACGCTTTCAGGGGCCAAGACTGGACGGTGTCCGAAAGATAAGCGTGTGGTGAAGGATGACCTCACTGAGAATGACCTTTGGTGGGGAAA GGGTTCGCCTAACATTGAGATGGACGAGCATAGTTTCATGGTGAATCGAGAAAGAGCTGTTGATTACTTGAACTCTTTGGATAAG GTTTTCGTGAATGATCAATTCTTGAACTGGGATCTAGATAACAGAATCAAAGTCAGGATTGTTTCTGCTAGGGCTTATCattcactttttatgcacaacAT GTGCATTCGACCAACTCCTACAGAGCTTGAGGAATTTGGAACACCGGATTTCACTATTTACAATGCAGGACAGTTTCCGTGTAATCGTTATACACATTACATGACATCTTCAACGAGTGTTGATATTAATCTTGCAAGGAAAGAAATGGTGATTCTTGGAACACAGTATGCTGGTGAAATGAAAAAGGGTCTTTTTAGTCTCATGCATTATCTCATGCCGAAGCGCAAAATCCTTTCGCTTCACTCCGGTTGCAATATGGGCAAAGATGGCGATGTTGCTCTCTTCTTTGGACTCTCAG GTACTGGAAAAACCACTCTTTCAACGGATCACAATCGGTATTTAATTGGAGATGATGAGCATTGTTGGAGTGAGGATGGTGTCTCAAACATTGAAGGTGGTTGTTATGCAAAGTGCATTGATCTATCTAGGGAAAAAGAACATGATATCTGGAATGCTATCAAGTTTGGTACAG TCGTGGAAAATGTTGTTTTTGACGATCATTTTCGAGAAGTTGATTATGAAGACAAATCAGTTACAG AAAATACTCGCGCGGCTTATCCAATTGAGTACATTCCAAATGTGAAGTTACCCTGTGTTGGTCCTCACCCGAAGAATGTGATATTATTGGCCTGTGATGCATTTGGCGTGCTTCCACCAGTTAGTAAACTAAGCCTGTCACAGACAATGTATCATTTCATCAGTGGATATACAGCTTTG GTGGCTGGCACAGAAGAGGGTATAAAAGAGCCACAGGCAACGTTCTCGGCTTGTTTTGGTGCAGCGTTTATAATGCTACATCCTACAAAATATGCAGCAATGCTTGCTGAAAAAATGCAAAACCATGGTGCTACTGGATGGCTTGTTAATACTGGTTGGTCTGGTGGAAG CTATGGTTCTGGAAATCGCATTAAACTATCCTATACAAGAAAAATTATTGATGCTATTCACTCTGGAAGCCTCTTGAATGTTGAGTACAAGAAGACCGAGATTTTTGGACTTGAGATCCCTACTGAATTGGAGGGAGTCCCCTCAGAAATTCTTGATCCTGAGAACACG TGGTCAGACAAAGCAGCATACAAAGAGACATTGTTGAAGCTGGCTGGATTGTTCAAGAAGAATTTTGAAACCTTCACTGACTATAAGATTGGTGAAGACAACAAATTGACAGAAGATATTCTTGCAGCCGGTCCAATCTTTTGA